From the genome of Cedecea lapagei, one region includes:
- a CDS encoding penicillin-binding protein activator, with the protein MLPLTLNRSKAGRCLPVLLAALIFAGCSTQAPDQSATLLQGDTTAGSAYYLQQMQQSADDSKTNWQLLAIRSLLKEGKPQQAVALYNQLPQQLNDAQAREQQLLVPEVKIAQKDFNAAAALLEKIDPGTLDKSQQGRYYQAVIDASQGRPSLALLRAYIAQEPLLKGDAHQKNIDGTWQVLSQFSPEQMNSLVINADENTLQGWLDLQHVWSDNRNDPNMLKAGIQDWKTRYPNNPGAKTLPSQLVNVQNFKPASTGKIALLLPLNGQAAVFGRAIEQGFEAAKNNGVAPVAAVQSAAQPADPNAQQQVSPPQEQPQQPPQTQADPNAAVSPASASVSDLTDQKAQAATPQNAAPAAPATQPDAQTASSAVTNPSAEVKIYDTSSQPLSQVLAQAQQDGATLVVGPLLKNNVDELANTNSPLNILALNQPENVQNRPNICYFALSPEDEARDAADHIWQQNHRNPLMLIPSNALGDRVAKAFANEWQKLGGGLVLQQKFGSVSDLKRGINSGSGITLTGTPVSTPSNTPPGVTIGGLTIPAAPTDAQITAGSGGNVDAVYIIATSEEVALIKPMIAMRTGSRSSAQLYASSRSSQGVNGPDYRLEMEGLQFSEIPMLSGGNPQLMQQALSSVNNDYSLARLYAMGVDAWTLASHFSQIRQVPGYQVNGNTGQLTASQDCVINRKLNWLQFSQGQIVPVS; encoded by the coding sequence ATGCTACCCTTAACCTTGAATCGTTCGAAAGCCGGGCGCTGCCTGCCTGTGTTGCTCGCGGCGCTGATTTTTGCCGGCTGTTCTACCCAGGCGCCGGATCAGTCCGCTACGCTGCTGCAGGGCGACACCACCGCCGGGTCCGCTTACTATCTGCAGCAAATGCAGCAAAGTGCAGATGATAGCAAGACCAACTGGCAATTACTCGCCATTCGTTCCCTGCTAAAGGAAGGCAAACCCCAGCAGGCCGTTGCGCTGTATAACCAGCTGCCGCAGCAGCTTAACGATGCGCAGGCTCGCGAACAGCAGCTGTTGGTTCCGGAAGTGAAGATTGCGCAGAAGGACTTCAACGCCGCAGCTGCCCTGCTGGAAAAGATTGATCCAGGCACGCTCGACAAGAGCCAACAGGGTCGCTATTACCAGGCAGTAATCGATGCTTCTCAGGGACGCCCGTCTTTAGCGCTGCTGCGCGCCTATATTGCTCAGGAGCCGCTGCTGAAAGGCGATGCCCATCAGAAGAACATTGATGGCACCTGGCAGGTCTTGTCGCAGTTCTCGCCGGAGCAAATGAACAGCCTGGTGATTAACGCCGACGAAAATACCCTGCAAGGATGGTTAGACCTGCAGCACGTCTGGAGCGATAACCGTAACGATCCAAACATGCTGAAAGCGGGCATTCAGGACTGGAAAACGCGTTATCCAAATAACCCTGGCGCAAAAACGCTGCCGTCGCAGCTGGTGAACGTGCAAAACTTCAAACCGGCCTCGACCGGCAAAATCGCCCTTCTGCTGCCGCTAAACGGCCAGGCCGCCGTGTTTGGCCGCGCGATTGAGCAAGGTTTTGAGGCGGCCAAAAACAACGGCGTCGCGCCGGTTGCCGCCGTTCAGTCCGCAGCGCAGCCTGCAGATCCAAATGCACAGCAGCAGGTTTCACCGCCGCAGGAGCAGCCGCAGCAGCCGCCGCAAACGCAGGCTGACCCGAATGCAGCCGTGAGCCCGGCAAGCGCGTCCGTCAGCGATCTGACAGACCAGAAAGCACAGGCCGCAACACCGCAAAACGCAGCCCCTGCCGCTCCAGCTACGCAGCCGGATGCACAGACTGCGTCGTCCGCAGTGACCAACCCATCTGCAGAGGTCAAGATCTACGACACCAGCAGCCAGCCGCTCTCTCAGGTTCTGGCCCAGGCACAGCAGGACGGCGCAACCCTCGTGGTCGGCCCGCTGCTGAAAAACAACGTCGACGAGCTGGCGAACACCAACAGCCCGCTCAATATTCTGGCCCTCAACCAACCTGAGAATGTCCAGAACCGTCCTAATATCTGCTACTTCGCGCTGTCTCCCGAAGATGAAGCCCGCGATGCCGCAGACCATATCTGGCAGCAAAACCACCGTAATCCGCTGATGCTGATCCCGTCTAATGCCCTGGGTGATCGCGTGGCTAAAGCCTTTGCAAACGAATGGCAGAAGCTCGGCGGCGGCCTGGTGCTGCAGCAAAAATTTGGCTCAGTCAGCGACCTGAAGCGCGGTATTAACAGCGGCTCGGGAATCACCTTAACCGGTACGCCGGTGAGCACGCCGTCCAATACGCCTCCGGGTGTGACCATTGGCGGGCTGACCATTCCAGCCGCACCGACCGACGCACAAATCACCGCGGGCAGCGGCGGCAACGTTGACGCGGTATACATCATTGCCACCTCAGAAGAAGTTGCGCTGATCAAGCCAATGATTGCGATGCGTACCGGCAGCCGCAGCAGCGCTCAGCTGTACGCAAGTTCGCGCAGCTCACAGGGCGTCAACGGCCCGGACTATCGACTGGAAATGGAAGGGCTGCAGTTCAGCGAAATCCCCATGCTCTCAGGCGGCAACCCGCAGCTGATGCAGCAGGCCTTAAGCAGCGTCAATAATGACTACTCGCTGGCGCGCCTGTATGCGATGGGCGTGGATGCCTGGACGCTGGCAAGCCACTTCTCCCAGATACGCCAGGTGCCGGGTTATCAGGTGAACGGCAATACCGGGCAACTGACCGCCAGCCAGGATTGCGTCATTAACAGGAAGTTAAATTGGCTGCAATTCAGTCAGGGTCAAATCGTCCCGGTTTCCTGA
- a CDS encoding YraN family protein — protein MAAIQSGSNRPGFLNRQQRGAHYEQQARRYLERKGLRFVAANVHVRGGEIDLIMKQLQVIVFVEVRFRRSDRFGGAAASVTRSKQQRLLHAAQVWLSGNGESFDTVDCRFDVLAFTGNEIEWLTNAFAADI, from the coding sequence TTGGCTGCAATTCAGTCAGGGTCAAATCGTCCCGGTTTCCTGAACCGCCAGCAACGCGGCGCGCACTATGAACAGCAGGCGCGCCGCTATCTCGAGCGCAAAGGACTGCGCTTTGTTGCCGCGAATGTCCACGTTCGCGGTGGCGAAATCGACCTCATCATGAAACAGCTGCAGGTTATCGTCTTCGTGGAAGTGCGTTTCCGCCGCAGCGATCGGTTCGGCGGCGCTGCCGCCAGCGTAACCCGCAGCAAACAACAGCGCCTGCTGCACGCCGCGCAGGTTTGGCTTAGCGGCAACGGCGAAAGTTTTGATACTGTAGATTGCCGTTTCGATGTGTTAGCTTTCACCGGCAATGAAATAGAGTGGCTGACCAACGCGTTTGCCGCCGATATCTAA
- the diaA gene encoding DnaA initiator-associating protein DiaA: MLERIKVCFTESIQTQIAAAEALPDAISRAAMTLVQSLLNGNKILCCGNGTSAANAQHFAASMINRFETERPSLPAIALNADNVVLTAIANDRLHEEVYAKQVRALGHAGDVLLAISTRGNSRDIVKAVEAAVTRDMTIVALTGYDGGELAGLLGPQDVEIRIPSHRSARIQEMHMLTVNCLCDLIDNTLFPHQDG; this comes from the coding sequence GTGCTTGAAAGAATCAAAGTCTGCTTCACGGAAAGTATTCAAACTCAGATTGCCGCAGCGGAAGCCCTGCCGGACGCCATCTCCCGTGCAGCGATGACGCTGGTTCAGTCTTTGCTGAACGGCAACAAAATCCTCTGTTGTGGCAATGGGACCTCCGCCGCCAACGCACAGCATTTTGCTGCCAGCATGATCAATCGGTTTGAAACAGAGCGCCCTAGTTTACCGGCCATTGCACTTAATGCAGATAATGTGGTCTTAACCGCGATCGCTAACGACCGTCTGCATGAAGAAGTCTATGCCAAACAGGTTCGTGCGCTGGGCCATGCCGGGGACGTTTTACTGGCCATTTCCACCCGAGGCAATAGCCGTGATATTGTCAAAGCGGTTGAGGCAGCCGTCACCCGCGACATGACCATTGTTGCGCTGACGGGCTATGACGGCGGCGAACTGGCAGGACTGTTGGGGCCACAGGATGTTGAAATCCGAATCCCTTCTCACCGCAGCGCTCGCATCCAGGAGATGCATATGCTGACGGTAAACTGTTTATGCGATCTGATCGACAATACGCTATTTCCGCACCAGGATGGCTAA
- the dolP gene encoding division/outer membrane stress-associated lipid-binding lipoprotein — translation MKAITPLAVLISALLLQGCVGAVVVGSAAVATKTATDPRTVGTQVDDGTLELRVNSALSKDEQIKKEARINVTAYQGKVLLAGQSPNPDLASRAKQIALGVDGATEVYNEIRIMPPVGLGVASSDTWITTKVRSQLLTSDQVKSSNVKVTTENGEVFLLGLVTEREGKAAADIASRVSGVKHVTTAFTILK, via the coding sequence ATGAAGGCCATTACGCCACTCGCAGTTCTTATTTCCGCGTTGTTGCTGCAGGGCTGCGTCGGTGCTGTTGTTGTGGGCAGCGCCGCCGTTGCGACAAAAACGGCGACCGACCCGCGCACCGTCGGGACGCAGGTTGATGACGGCACGCTTGAGTTACGCGTGAACAGCGCGCTCAGCAAGGATGAGCAAATCAAGAAAGAAGCACGTATTAACGTGACGGCTTACCAGGGCAAAGTGCTGCTGGCCGGCCAGTCCCCTAACCCTGACCTCGCTTCCCGCGCTAAGCAAATCGCGCTGGGCGTAGACGGCGCAACCGAAGTCTATAACGAAATCCGCATCATGCCTCCGGTCGGCCTGGGCGTGGCGTCGAGCGATACGTGGATCACCACAAAAGTTCGCTCTCAGCTTCTCACCAGCGATCAGGTGAAATCTTCTAACGTGAAAGTCACTACGGAGAATGGCGAGGTGTTCCTGCTCGGTCTGGTGACCGAACGTGAAGGTAAAGCCGCGGCGGATATCGCCAGCCGGGTCAGCGGCGTGAAGCACGTAACCACCGCGTTCACCATTCTGAAATAG
- a CDS encoding BglG family transcription antiterminator, whose product MRFPNQRLAQLFEMLQNETLPQDELARRLSVSTRTVRADITALNALMAGFGAQFTLTRGAGYQLNIEDAERYGELVQHRPRQLRIPRTSPERVHYLVVRFLTSAFSLKLEDLAEEWFVSRATLQSDMAEVREWFNRYHLTIETRPRHGMKLFGSETSIRACLTDLLWQLTLEDSENPLLTEEALNAGVPEQLASSLHDCFTRCRIRLTDEGEQFIRLYCSVAVRRISEGYPLPEFMADNVDVQVKEAARQIAGLLQQLAGKPLSEAEEQWLQVHIASRQVQEVAPSAINADDDEALVNYILRYINTHYNYNLLGDEQLHADLLTHIKTMITRVRYQINIPNPLLANIKQHYPLAYDMTLAAVSSWGKYTPYAISENEIGFLVLHIGVGLERHYNIGYQRHPRVLLVCDTGNSTVRMLQAMLLRKYPQVEVTNIISLRDYEQLDTVDEDFVISTARINEKEKPVVMMAPFPTDYQLEQLGKLVLVDRTRPYMLEKFFDASHFRVIDQPMTQQQLFLTLCEQLEREGVVDADFHPSVVEREAIVSTMLGEGIALPHSLGLLAKKTVVYTVLAPHGISWGDETAHVIFLLAISKSEYEEAMAIYDLFVTFLRERAMVRLRDSKDFDSFKAVAMECLSKL is encoded by the coding sequence GTGAGATTCCCCAATCAACGGTTGGCTCAGCTTTTTGAGATGCTGCAAAATGAAACGCTGCCCCAGGATGAGCTGGCGCGGCGTTTATCCGTTTCTACCCGTACGGTACGGGCCGATATCACGGCGCTTAATGCCCTGATGGCGGGCTTCGGGGCTCAGTTCACGCTTACCCGCGGCGCGGGCTATCAGCTCAATATTGAGGATGCAGAACGTTATGGCGAGCTGGTTCAGCATCGCCCGCGCCAGCTGCGTATCCCGCGTACCTCACCGGAACGTGTGCACTACCTTGTGGTGCGTTTTTTGACGTCGGCGTTTTCATTGAAGTTAGAAGACTTAGCCGAAGAGTGGTTTGTTAGCCGCGCCACGCTGCAAAGCGATATGGCCGAGGTACGCGAGTGGTTCAACCGCTATCATCTCACCATCGAGACCCGCCCACGCCACGGCATGAAGCTGTTCGGCAGCGAAACGTCTATTCGCGCCTGTCTTACGGATCTGCTGTGGCAGCTGACCTTAGAGGACAGCGAAAATCCACTGTTGACCGAAGAAGCGTTAAACGCGGGCGTGCCCGAGCAGCTCGCCAGCTCACTGCATGACTGCTTTACCCGCTGCCGCATTCGCTTAACCGATGAGGGCGAACAGTTTATTCGCCTCTACTGTTCGGTGGCGGTGCGCCGTATCAGCGAGGGGTATCCACTGCCGGAGTTCATGGCGGATAACGTAGATGTCCAGGTGAAAGAGGCGGCGCGCCAGATTGCGGGCCTGCTGCAGCAGCTGGCGGGGAAGCCGCTTTCCGAGGCGGAGGAGCAGTGGCTGCAGGTGCATATTGCTTCGCGACAGGTGCAGGAAGTGGCGCCGAGCGCGATCAATGCTGACGACGACGAAGCGCTGGTGAACTACATCCTGCGCTACATCAATACCCACTATAACTACAACCTGCTCGGCGACGAGCAGCTACACGCCGATCTGCTCACCCATATCAAAACGATGATCACCCGGGTGCGCTACCAGATAAATATCCCGAATCCGCTGCTGGCCAATATCAAACAGCATTACCCGCTGGCTTACGATATGACGCTGGCGGCTGTCTCGAGCTGGGGGAAATATACGCCTTACGCCATCAGCGAAAACGAGATTGGTTTCCTGGTGCTGCATATTGGCGTTGGCCTGGAGCGCCACTACAACATTGGCTATCAGCGTCATCCTCGCGTGCTGCTGGTGTGCGACACCGGGAACTCAACGGTACGAATGCTGCAGGCCATGCTGCTGCGTAAATATCCGCAGGTGGAAGTGACTAACATTATCTCTCTGCGCGATTACGAGCAGCTCGATACCGTGGACGAGGATTTTGTGATCAGCACGGCGCGTATCAACGAGAAAGAAAAGCCGGTTGTGATGATGGCGCCGTTCCCGACCGACTATCAGCTGGAGCAGCTTGGCAAGCTGGTGCTGGTGGACAGAACCCGGCCATACATGCTGGAAAAATTCTTTGATGCCAGCCACTTCCGCGTTATCGACCAGCCGATGACCCAGCAGCAGCTGTTCCTGACGCTGTGCGAGCAGCTGGAGCGGGAAGGCGTGGTGGATGCCGATTTCCATCCTTCGGTGGTGGAGCGAGAAGCGATAGTCAGCACCATGCTGGGCGAGGGCATTGCGCTTCCGCACTCTCTCGGCCTGCTGGCGAAAAAAACCGTGGTCTACACCGTGCTGGCGCCGCACGGTATTAGCTGGGGCGATGAGACGGCGCACGTGATCTTTCTGCTGGCTATCAGCAAAAGTGAATACGAAGAGGCGATGGCGATTTACGACCTGTTTGTGACCTTCCTGCGCGAGCGGGCGATGGTGCGCCTGCGCGACAGTAAAGATTTTGACAGTTTTAAAGCCGTGGCGATGGAGTGCCTGAGTAAGCTGTAA
- a CDS encoding lactonase family protein produces the protein MSARTLLVASFALLAAGNSAAQSHYAWVGTYNPNGEGLYRFQVDVKTGALSEKTLVSSLPNAAQLTASPDGKTLYVASEAEKGIVAALRVGDDGSVTELNQVSSGGAGPVYLSLTPQGKHLLVANYVSGSIAVLPVNADGSLQEASDKHQDSGEPGAAKPEAAVEGSFAASDHNGPHAHMIAADPSGKFVFSTDLGLDRIYQYRFDQNKGVLEPNDPPFISASSKGAGPRHFVFAADGSGLWLINEEASTLTHYGLDREKGTLTEGKTISSLPKGYKGTSFAAGLVLSHDGKQLYVANRLHNSIAHFSVGAHGELTHQDDVWTRGDYPRGLTLDSTGKHLYALNQRSDNITRFSVAPGSGKLTFIEDYTAVGSPSQMVFTPFK, from the coding sequence ATGTCTGCACGCACTCTGCTTGTTGCTTCATTTGCCTTACTCGCCGCCGGCAACAGCGCGGCGCAGAGCCACTATGCCTGGGTTGGCACCTACAACCCCAATGGCGAAGGGCTTTATCGCTTCCAGGTTGACGTAAAAACCGGCGCGCTTAGCGAGAAAACGCTGGTCAGCTCTTTGCCAAACGCCGCGCAGCTTACCGCGTCGCCGGACGGTAAGACGCTGTATGTAGCCAGTGAGGCGGAGAAAGGCATAGTCGCGGCGCTGCGTGTTGGCGATGACGGCAGTGTGACCGAGCTGAATCAGGTCTCTTCCGGCGGCGCCGGTCCTGTTTATCTCTCTCTGACGCCGCAGGGCAAACACCTGCTGGTGGCAAACTACGTAAGCGGCTCTATCGCCGTGCTGCCGGTTAACGCCGACGGCAGCCTGCAGGAAGCCAGCGACAAACATCAGGACAGCGGCGAGCCGGGCGCGGCGAAACCTGAAGCTGCGGTAGAAGGGAGCTTCGCCGCCAGCGATCATAACGGTCCGCATGCCCATATGATTGCCGCCGATCCGAGCGGCAAGTTTGTTTTTTCAACCGATCTTGGTCTGGATCGGATCTACCAGTACCGCTTTGATCAAAACAAAGGCGTGCTGGAGCCAAACGATCCGCCGTTTATCTCCGCCTCTTCAAAAGGCGCAGGGCCACGCCACTTTGTCTTTGCCGCAGACGGTTCTGGCCTGTGGCTGATTAACGAAGAAGCCTCTACGCTTACTCATTACGGGCTGGACCGTGAAAAAGGCACGCTGACCGAAGGGAAGACGATCTCTTCGCTGCCAAAAGGCTATAAGGGGACGAGCTTTGCGGCCGGCCTGGTGCTTAGCCACGACGGTAAACAGCTGTATGTGGCAAACCGCCTGCATAACAGCATCGCGCATTTTAGCGTGGGCGCTCACGGTGAGCTTACGCACCAGGATGATGTCTGGACGCGAGGCGATTATCCACGCGGGCTGACGCTGGATAGCACCGGTAAACACCTGTATGCCCTGAATCAGCGCAGCGACAACATCACTCGTTTTAGCGTGGCGCCGGGCAGCGGTAAATTAACCTTTATCGAGGATTATACGGCGGTGGGAAGCCCGTCGCAGATGGTCTTCACCCCGTTTAAGTAA
- the dagF gene encoding 2-dehydro-3-deoxy-phosphogluconate aldolase — translation MTLTPNFYRDRVCLNVLAGSKENAKEIYQAAEGHVLVGVLSKNYPDVASAVADMRDYAALIDNALSVGLGAGDPNQSAMVSEISGQIQPQHVNQVFTGVGTSRALLGQNDSVVNGLVSPTGTVGMVKISTGPLSSGAADGIVPVETAIALLKDMGGSSIKYFPMGGLDCREEYQAVAEACAKHDFWLEPTGGIDLDNYEEILKIALDAGVSKVIPHIYSSIIDKASGNTRPADVATLLAMTKKLVG, via the coding sequence ATGACACTGACCCCCAATTTTTACCGCGATCGCGTTTGCCTGAACGTACTGGCTGGCTCTAAAGAGAACGCCAAAGAGATCTATCAGGCGGCGGAAGGCCATGTGCTGGTCGGCGTGCTTTCTAAAAACTATCCGGATGTAGCAAGCGCGGTTGCCGATATGCGTGACTACGCGGCGCTTATCGACAACGCGCTGTCCGTTGGCCTTGGCGCTGGCGACCCGAATCAATCGGCGATGGTAAGCGAAATCTCCGGCCAGATTCAGCCTCAGCACGTAAACCAGGTGTTTACCGGTGTAGGCACCAGCCGCGCCTTGCTGGGCCAGAACGACAGCGTGGTTAACGGTCTGGTGTCGCCAACCGGCACCGTCGGAATGGTGAAAATCTCCACCGGCCCGTTAAGCTCTGGTGCGGCAGACGGCATCGTGCCTGTGGAAACAGCCATTGCGCTGCTGAAGGATATGGGCGGTAGCTCAATCAAATACTTCCCTATGGGCGGGCTGGACTGCCGCGAAGAGTATCAGGCGGTCGCGGAAGCCTGTGCGAAGCATGACTTCTGGCTGGAGCCGACCGGCGGGATCGATCTTGATAACTACGAAGAGATCCTGAAAATTGCGCTGGACGCAGGCGTCAGCAAAGTGATCCCGCATATTTATAGCTCTATTATCGACAAAGCCAGCGGCAATACGCGTCCGGCGGATGTGGCTACGCTGCTGGCGATGACGAAGAAGCTGGTGGGGTAA
- a CDS encoding DgaE family pyridoxal phosphate-dependent ammonia lyase: MSSIYEKYHLKQVINASGRMTALGVSTPRPEVVDAVTTGMNHYFEMKDLVNKTGAYIAGLLDVEAATVVSCASAGIAQSVAAVLVKDNQWLIENLHAAPLENNEIVLPKGHNVNFGAPVGTMVNLGGGKIVEAGYANECSADQLAAAISPRTAAIMYIKSHHSVQKSMLSVEQAVVVARKHNLPLIVDAAAEEDLQCYYRAGADLVIYSGAKAIEGPTSGLVIGKEQYVEWVKLQTGGIGRAMKVGKEGILGLTCAIEHYLSAAKESGAEMVAKMTPFIDSLNTLDGVTARVVWDAAGRDIARSEIKFDEATVGISTGELVSALKQGEYAIYFRGYKANEGIIEADVRSVSAAQLEIIYRCIKALVSKEK, from the coding sequence ATGTCTTCGATCTATGAAAAATATCATTTAAAACAGGTTATTAACGCATCAGGCCGGATGACCGCCCTCGGCGTGTCCACGCCTCGTCCGGAAGTGGTGGATGCGGTAACCACCGGCATGAACCACTACTTTGAAATGAAGGATCTGGTGAATAAGACCGGCGCCTACATTGCCGGTCTGCTGGACGTTGAGGCGGCGACCGTGGTCTCCTGCGCTTCTGCCGGTATCGCCCAATCCGTGGCGGCGGTACTGGTGAAAGACAATCAATGGCTGATTGAAAATCTGCATGCCGCACCGCTGGAGAACAACGAGATCGTGCTGCCGAAAGGCCACAACGTTAACTTCGGCGCGCCGGTTGGCACCATGGTGAACCTGGGCGGCGGTAAAATCGTTGAAGCGGGATACGCCAATGAATGTTCAGCGGATCAGCTGGCTGCGGCTATTTCTCCGCGCACGGCGGCCATTATGTATATCAAATCCCACCACTCGGTACAGAAGAGCATGCTCAGCGTAGAGCAGGCCGTGGTGGTGGCGCGTAAACACAACCTGCCGCTGATCGTTGACGCTGCGGCAGAAGAAGATCTGCAGTGCTATTACCGCGCCGGGGCCGACCTGGTGATTTACAGCGGGGCGAAAGCCATCGAAGGCCCAACCAGCGGCCTGGTGATCGGCAAAGAGCAGTACGTCGAGTGGGTGAAACTGCAAACCGGCGGCATCGGACGCGCGATGAAGGTCGGCAAAGAAGGCATTCTCGGCCTGACCTGCGCAATTGAACATTATCTGAGCGCGGCCAAAGAGAGCGGGGCGGAGATGGTCGCCAAAATGACGCCGTTTATCGACAGCCTCAATACCCTGGATGGCGTAACCGCTCGTGTGGTCTGGGACGCAGCCGGTCGCGATATCGCCCGCAGCGAAATAAAGTTCGACGAAGCGACCGTCGGTATCAGTACCGGTGAGCTGGTTAGCGCGCTTAAGCAGGGCGAATACGCCATCTATTTCCGTGGCTACAAGGCAAACGAAGGCATCATTGAAGCGGATGTGCGCAGCGTAAGCGCGGCACAGCTGGAGATTATTTACCGCTGCATCAAAGCGCTGGTAAGCAAGGAGAAATAA
- a CDS encoding amidohydrolase/deacetylase family metallohydrolase has translation MFDLILREARLVDDTVIDIALKDGKIAALGKITGEATEERQLNGKYYVSAGWIDSHVHCYPKSPIYHDEPDSVGIHTGVTTVVDAGSTGADDVDDFYQITRSATTEVYALLNVSRVGLIAQNELSNMANIDAEAVRGAVKRHPNFIVGLKARMSSSVVGDNGIMPLVRAKAIQKENGDLPLMVHIGNNPPDLDEVAELLTSGDIITHCYNGKPNRILNPAGQLRASVAQAIQRGVRLDVGHGTASFSFDVARVAIQQGILPHSISSDIYCRNRISGPVHSLGAVMSKFLSIGLSLPQVIDCVTAHAADGLRLKNKGRLAAGLDGDLTIFELRRQPTVFTDAEQQTLTGDQALVALAAVRAGKWFITEQGKAEHVFDL, from the coding sequence ATGTTTGACCTGATCCTGCGCGAGGCGCGGCTGGTGGACGATACCGTTATCGATATCGCCCTGAAGGACGGCAAGATTGCCGCTTTGGGTAAGATTACCGGCGAGGCAACTGAAGAGCGCCAGCTGAACGGAAAATACTACGTCAGCGCCGGCTGGATTGACTCCCACGTTCACTGTTACCCCAAGTCTCCCATTTACCACGACGAACCTGACAGCGTGGGTATTCATACCGGCGTCACCACGGTGGTTGACGCGGGCAGTACCGGCGCCGATGACGTCGACGATTTCTATCAAATCACCCGCAGTGCGACAACCGAAGTTTACGCGCTGCTGAATGTCTCCCGCGTTGGCCTGATTGCCCAGAACGAACTGTCCAATATGGCGAATATCGACGCTGAAGCCGTGCGCGGCGCGGTGAAGCGTCATCCGAATTTCATTGTTGGCTTAAAAGCGCGCATGAGCAGCAGCGTGGTGGGCGATAACGGCATTATGCCGCTGGTGCGCGCCAAGGCTATTCAGAAAGAAAACGGTGATTTGCCGCTGATGGTACACATCGGCAATAACCCGCCGGACCTCGATGAGGTGGCCGAGCTGCTGACCAGCGGCGATATCATTACCCACTGCTACAACGGCAAGCCAAACCGAATTCTCAATCCGGCCGGGCAGCTGCGAGCCTCCGTGGCGCAGGCCATCCAGCGCGGTGTGCGTCTCGACGTCGGGCACGGCACCGCCAGCTTTAGTTTTGACGTTGCGCGCGTCGCTATTCAGCAGGGCATTCTGCCGCACAGCATCAGCTCGGATATCTACTGCCGCAACCGCATCAGCGGGCCGGTGCATTCCCTCGGCGCGGTGATGTCTAAATTCCTCTCCATTGGCCTGTCATTACCTCAGGTGATCGACTGCGTGACCGCTCACGCCGCCGATGGATTACGCCTGAAAAACAAAGGGCGCCTGGCCGCAGGGCTGGACGGCGACCTGACTATCTTCGAACTTCGCCGCCAGCCAACGGTGTTCACCGACGCAGAGCAGCAAACGCTGACGGGTGACCAGGCGCTGGTGGCGCTGGCCGCAGTGCGCGCCGGGAAGTGGTTTATTACCGAACAAGGGAAAGCAGAACATGTCTTCGATCTATGA
- a CDS encoding DUF4310 family protein, with amino-acid sequence MEQNKGFWYADWSFPIFVGLLSSGVFAGTHMYYLYGIGAFNEVAFVAMLKSGIDTGVYGAVAAFGASFLFARIIEGSLVGILDIGGAIQTGVGLGVPALLLGAGFVFPVANFAASLVTGLVIGLAIGYIIILARKFTINQSDSTYGADVMMGAGNASGRFLGPLIILSAMTASIPIGIGSLVGSLLFYLWGKPITGGAILGAMILGSIFPVAL; translated from the coding sequence ATGGAACAGAATAAAGGTTTTTGGTACGCGGACTGGTCATTCCCGATCTTCGTCGGCCTGCTCTCCTCCGGCGTCTTTGCCGGGACACATATGTACTACCTGTACGGTATTGGCGCGTTTAACGAAGTGGCCTTCGTGGCGATGCTGAAGTCGGGGATTGATACCGGCGTTTACGGCGCGGTGGCCGCGTTCGGCGCAAGCTTCCTGTTTGCCCGCATCATCGAAGGCTCCCTGGTGGGGATCCTGGATATCGGCGGGGCGATTCAGACCGGCGTGGGTCTCGGCGTTCCGGCGCTGCTGCTGGGCGCGGGCTTTGTTTTCCCGGTCGCCAACTTTGCGGCTTCGCTGGTAACGGGTCTGGTGATTGGCCTGGCCATTGGCTACATCATCATCCTGGCGCGTAAGTTCACCATCAACCAGAGCGACTCTACCTACGGGGCAGACGTCATGATGGGCGCGGGTAACGCCTCCGGCCGCTTCCTTGGGCCGTTGATTATCCTCAGCGCCATGACGGCTTCGATTCCTATCGGTATTGGGTCGTTAGTGGGTTCTCTGCTGTTTTATCTCTGGGGCAAACCGATTACCGGCGGTGCGATCCTCGGCGCCATGATTTTAGGCTCCATCTTCCCGGTAGCGTTGTAA